GTTGACGGTGAACTATCAGTCTCCTCGTAAGCATGGATATAAATTTCTTATGGTACTATAGTTTTTACCGAAAGTGGGTCTCTTATGGGTCCTTGAcaatataaatgatatcccaaaaaaaataatagcCAATCTCCCGGGGGTGAGTCGAACACCCGATCTCAAGATTACTTTGAGGTACTCATTACAGTCTCGCGCCTTAGCCAGCTTGGCCACCGAGAGGAATTGGATAATAAGTTTTTTTGACCTCTCGCTCATATGTTGTATTGGCATAATAGTacatcaaaatcatcaaaacTAATTATTACTTTAAAGTTTCGAAAACACgttttattaataactattaaatataagctaaatttgaagattaagacaataaatattataatttagtttaaaaaaattataacGAATTCACAAGGTTATATCCTAAAGTACAAATACCTGTAAAACCGGTCCAGAAAGACCATAATGGATTTGGACCATTATAGCTGACGTCTCCAGTTCTACTGAACCAAACATTACCATTATGTCTGCTCATGGAACTTTGGATAAGCTTATCTTTCTTGTCATTGAATGGAGGATATCTTGCAGCCAAAGCAAAATCGTTAAATAAAGGTTGTTCCATGGTAGTTCTTTCGTGAGTAAATGCACGGAAAGAATAATAACCATGATAAGCACCTTGGCCAGATGCACCAACACCACCAATTGGAGCATTGGTTAAACTAAAGTGCATCAAGACATCATTAACTACCGCACCACCAGATCTAATCGAAGTCAAAATTTGATCAACTTGAGGGTTCTTTCTGGAAGTAGAGCCACTAGTAAAGATATACTGAGCCAAAGGAAAATCATGATTTTGTACAACTTCAGCAGTAGCTACTGATAAATCAGTGTAAGTTAAAATTGGTAACAATGGTCCAAATAATTCGGCCTTCATAGTAGAATCATCCCATGAACAGTTATCAATAATTGTTGGCGAGAAAAACCTAGATGATTCATCCCTTAAACCTccaacaacaacatcaCCCTTAGTATCATCGAGGACTCTACTTAAATTAGCAAAAGCCCTGTCGTGAATCAAATGAGTATAATTCCTGTCATCCTTGTTCAAAGAACCGTAGAACTCTTCTTCGACTACTTTAACCATAGCTTTAACtaatttatctttaatTGAAGCATGGGCCAAAACATAGTCAACTGCGACACATGTTTGACCACAATTGGTAAATCTACCCCAGACAATTCTTCTGGCAATTGTTGGGAGATCTTTGCCTTTGACATCGTCTAAAACAAAACAAGGAGACTTACCACctaattccaataatacTGGAGTCAAAGTCTCAGCTGCCTTCTTAGCGATTATAGTCCCGACCATAGTACTACCGGTATACATGATCTTGTCGTACTTTTGTTCCAAAGCCTTTGTTGTTTCAGGAATAGCACCGTTGATGGCGTAGaatatatcatcatctaatGCATTCGAGACAATCTCACAGAAAAGCTTGGAAAAGTGAGGTGTCAGTTCACTAGGCTTGAACACAACCACATTTCCCCCAGCAAGGGCTGCAACAATCGACGAAAGCGAAAGCAAAAATGGGTAGTTGAAAGGAGAGATAACCAACACCGTTCCCAATGGGACCCTCTCGATGTAGACAGGCGTCGCCAGCATCGAAACTGGCAAATCGGTTACCTTTTCTGGTTGGATCCATTTGTGCAAGCTCGACATAACGTGCAACAACTCGCTGAGTCCCCCCGTaatttccaaattcttGGTTTCTGACGCCAGTCTATAGAAATCCTTGTACAAAGCATCACAAAGAGGATCAACGTTATCCTTCACCGCAAAGTAAAGGTTTCTCAATTGATTCAACCTATACTGAATCGAATGCGTCTTCCTAGTCTTGTGGAATGATTCCGTCAAACGGGCAACTCGAACTGGAATCTCATCCAATGGTGTGTATTGCAACACAC
This is a stretch of genomic DNA from Debaryomyces hansenii CBS767 chromosome G complete sequence. It encodes these proteins:
- a CDS encoding DEHA2G09372p (similar to uniprot|Q8MXJ7 Caenorhabditis elegans alh Aldehyde dehydrogenase protein 4); this translates as MAPSSKERKGTGVNVESQQVNGKTKTSGNVKNKLEHEGPVATAAAKGSKGKVEDEGVLQYTPLDEIPVRVARLTESFHKTRKTHSIQYRLNQLRNLYFAVKDNVDPLCDALYKDFYRSASETKNLEITGGLSELLHVMSSLHKWIQPEKVTDLPVSMSATPVYIERVPLGTVLVISPFNYPFLLSLSSIVAALAGGNVVVFKPSESTPHFSKLFCEIVSNALDDDIFYAINGAIPETTKALEQKYDKIMYTGSTMVGTIIAKKAAETLTPVLLELGGKSPCFVLDDVKGKDLPTIARRIVWGRFTNCGQTCVAVDYVLAHASIKDKLVKAMVKVVEEEFYGSLNKDDRNYTHLIHDRAFANLSRVLDDTKGDVVVGGLRDESSRFFSPTIIDNCSWDDSTMKAELFGPLLPILTYTDLSVATAEVVQNHDFPLAQYIFTSGSTSRKNPQVDQILTSIRSGGAVVNDVLMHFSLTNAPIGGVGASGQGAYHGYYSFRAFTHERTTMEQPLFNDFALAARYPPFNDKKDKLIQSSMSRHNGNVWFSRTGDVSYNGPNPLWSFWTGFTGICTLGYNLVNSL